GGTAGCGGATCCGCCGATTTTGATTTGGATGGAGATCTTGATGTTTATGTGGCAAGCGGCTATACATCAAATCCTCAGGAAAATCAATTTTACATAAACAACGGAGATGGAACTTTTGAAAAAGTATTAACTGGCGATCTTGTTACAGATGCTTTTAGATCTCATAATCCAACTTGGGGAGATTATGACAATGACGGATACCCCGACTTATTTATCACCAGCTCAGAAGAAAATAATACGTTATATCACAATGAGGGAGACGGAACATTTACCACAATTACAACCGTTGATATTGTTAATGATGATGCGGTTTGCCACGGATCAACTTGGATTGATTATAACGATGATGGCCATTTAGACTTAATGGTAAACGGGATCGATATACCTATTCTGTTATACAGTAATAATGGAGATGGCACATTCACAACAATCACAACTGGAGAGTTAGTAACGGATGCAAATATTGGGACTTTGTCTCCAACATGGGGTGATTTTGATAACGATGGAGATCAAGACGTATACTTAGTGGATAGTAAAATGACTATACCTTCCGAATCTTATAATAAACTTTATTGGAACAATGGGGACGGAACATTTACTAAAGAGGTAAGCACCGATGATGTAATTAATGATTGGGATGCTTCAACTGCAGTAGCCAGTGTTGACTATAACAACGATGGATTCTTAGATTTCATTCTTAGTGTTAGAGGTAATGTTTCAAATAACAATGTTATCTATACAAACAACACTAATTCCAATCACTGGATAAACATCAACCTAATAGGTACGGAATCAAACAAATCTGCAATTGGAGCCAGAGTTAAACTAAGAGCGACAATAGATGGAGTAGAAAGATGGCAACATCGTCTAGTTTCAGGACGAAATGGTACTAATACACAAAACAGTTTAAATATAGAATTTGGTTTGGGCGACGCTGCTATTATCGACGAGCTTGTAATCGATTGGCCTTTAGGTAAAACGTGTTCGTATAAAGATCTTTCTGTTGATCAATTTATTACTTACGAAGAAGAATGTGAGGAAATAAATTCGATAAACGAGAATATTAGTTTCACTGAGATAAATGCATTTCCTAATCCGTCGAATGGATCTACTACCCTATCATCAAATCAATTAATCACTGGTTTTAAAATCTTCTCC
This is a stretch of genomic DNA from Flavobacteriales bacterium. It encodes these proteins:
- a CDS encoding VCBS repeat-containing protein, with translation GSGSADFDLDGDLDVYVASGYTSNPQENQFYINNGDGTFEKVLTGDLVTDAFRSHNPTWGDYDNDGYPDLFITSSEENNTLYHNEGDGTFTTITTVDIVNDDAVCHGSTWIDYNDDGHLDLMVNGIDIPILLYSNNGDGTFTTITTGELVTDANIGTLSPTWGDFDNDGDQDVYLVDSKMTIPSESYNKLYWNNGDGTFTKEVSTDDVINDWDASTAVASVDYNNDGFLDFILSVRGNVSNNNVIYTNNTNSNHWININLIGTESNKSAIGARVKLRATIDGVERWQHRLVSGRNGTNTQNSLNIEFGLGDAAIIDELVIDWPLGKTCSYKDLSVDQFITYEEECEEINSINENISFTEINAFPNPSNGSTTLSSNQLITGFKIFSIAGDIILQEDNVNGFSTSVNLSTHGNGIYLAKVITAQGTSQRTIVINK